The window CTGTATCCAATCTCTCGCAGCACTTCATCCGTATGTTCCCCCAGTGCCGCCGCTCGGCTGCGGATGCCGCCCGGCGTCGCCGACAGTCTGACAGCCGTGTCCGCCAGCGGCACCGGCTTTGCTGCGCCCGGGTGTTCGACGTAACGCAGCAACTCTCGTGCTTTCACCTGCGGATCATCCAGCACCTGCTGTAAATCCATCACCGGTCCAGCGGGAACACGCGCCTTTTCCAACTCGGCGATGGCCTGCTCCGTGGTTCGTATTGCCAGCCAGGCGTTCATTGCGTCGGTAATGGTATCGCGATTGTCAGCGCGAAGCTGGTCGCTGGCAAAACGCGGATCGCCGATGAAATCCTCGTGTCCTACCAGCCGAGCCCACCGGGCAAACATGTCATTGCCCACGGCAGAAACCACAATCCAGCCGTCTTTGGTCTGGTAGCAATCAGAAGGAGCTGCATAAAAACTTGTATTGCCCAACTGTCGCCGTTCAATACCGAGCACCGATCGCTCCGCCAGCAAGCCCTGCACATAGGTGATGCCAGTCGCCAGCAGCGATCCGTCCACGATTTGCCCTTCGCCTGTCTGTGCGCGATGATACAGCGCCACCATCACGCCGAAAGCCGTGTGCAGAGCCGTGCCGTAATCTTCAAAAGGGACAATGTCGCGTACCGGTGTCCCCGCAAATCCCGTAAGACCCATAGCGCCGGACATGGCCTGCGCCACCGTGTCAAAGCCCACTCGATTCGCATATGGCCCGTCGGGACCGAAAGTAGAAATACGGGCAAGAATAATGTCCGGCTTGGTCGCCTTTAGCGAATCGTAATCCAGCCGCATGCTCTTCAGTACGTTGTTCGGCAGATTCGCCACCACCACGTCCGCGCCTTTCACCAGACGGCGAATCACCTCAGCCGACTCCGGCTTAGATGTATCGAGCGTAAGATTGCGCTTGTTGCGATTGAGCGAAAGAAATCCTCCGCCTTCGCCGCTTTTAGTGATCGCCGCAATATAGCGGTCTTCACTCCCTTGGCGACGATCGACGCGAATCACGTCCGCGCCCATATCCGCCAGCAGCATGGCGCAGTACGGGCCGGCTATAAAGCGCCCAAAATCAATGACGCGGATACCGGAGAGGGGCAGCTTACTTTGCATCGCGGGATTTTAAATCAAATCTGAAGTTGCCGGCGCGCGTGAGGATACCTTGGGCTTGTTCATCGATTGCGCGGTTTTCGACCACCTGAGCCTCCTCCGTGTCTCCGTGGTGGAATTTTCATCACCCAAGATTACTTTTTCGGTGAATCATCCGCGCTCACCAGCAACTTCACCACCGCATCCATCGCCGCCAACACCTTGCTCGCGGGCTGATTGTGATCGTTGCAGAAAATTGAAAACACAAACCGCTTACCGGTCCGCGTCTGTCCATAACCGGAAAGCGCATTCACATGGCTCAGCGATCCTGTTTTGGCGTGGATCAGACCGGCGGCTAGCGTTTTTTGAAAACGCTCAGACAACGATCCATCTACGCCGCTCACAGGCAATGACTCTTCAAACGCCGGTCCCCAGGGCTGGCGCGCTGCATAGATCAGCAACTGCACGGTCGCTGCGGGCGTGACCAGATCGCGCCGCGAAAGTCCTGAGCCGTCGAGGAAGGTAAACTCCTCTTCCTTAAGTCCGGCTTGCAACAGAAATTGTTTTACCGCGGCAACGCCGCCTTCAAATGATCCGCCATATCCGCGCAGCTTGCCTGCCAGACGAAGCGCAAGCTCAGCGTGCAGGTTCTCACTCACTTTGTTGGTCACGCGGATGTCATCCAGAAGTGGCCCGGAAAAATGCTCGGCCAGAATCTTATTGGTAGACGCTGGATTGAGGTCAGGCTCTTGCGGCGGTGTAGCTTGAGCTGCAGGGGCAATAACGACCGGTGCTGCTGCTCCTGTTGCTGGCGTGTTTAATGGTCGCGGAATCTGCTGATCAAAGAACTGCGCGTCATCTCCATGCCGTGCCCGCGTCTTGCCGCGAATGGTAATCCCGCGCCGTTCCAGCATCGTGCGGAAAAGCTGTGCCACAAACTCCGCCGGGTCTTCAATGGACATCGGCACCTTCATGCCGGCATCGCCCAGCGGCAGCGATCCCCAGAGCACAATTTTCTTCGATCCCAGATCGCGATGGATGCCAACCCGCTTCGGCACTCCCAGCGACGAAGTCACCACGCGATTATCCAGTTCGTAATAACTGGTCTCCGGTTCGACTGTGACGACTGCTTTGTCTCCCGGATGCTCGGCCGGAAGCACGTTGACGAACACCACGTTGTCATTAAACGTGAGCGCGGAAACCGGAGCGCCATCGATCCATTGCAGGTCGTCCCACGCCCAGCCTTCAGCGTAGCGCTCAAAGGCGTAAAACGTATCGT is drawn from Terriglobia bacterium and contains these coding sequences:
- a CDS encoding CoA transferase encodes the protein MQSKLPLSGIRVIDFGRFIAGPYCAMLLADMGADVIRVDRRQGSEDRYIAAITKSGEGGGFLSLNRNKRNLTLDTSKPESAEVIRRLVKGADVVVANLPNNVLKSMRLDYDSLKATKPDIILARISTFGPDGPYANRVGFDTVAQAMSGAMGLTGFAGTPVRDIVPFEDYGTALHTAFGVMVALYHRAQTGEGQIVDGSLLATGITYVQGLLAERSVLGIERRQLGNTSFYAAPSDCYQTKDGWIVVSAVGNDMFARWARLVGHEDFIGDPRFASDQLRADNRDTITDAMNAWLAIRTTEQAIAELEKARVPAGPVMDLQQVLDDPQVKARELLRYVEHPGAAKPVPLADTAVRLSATPGGIRSRAAALGEHTDEVLREIGYSDAEIDGLRAMAAV
- the dacB gene encoding D-alanyl-D-alanine carboxypeptidase/D-alanyl-D-alanine-endopeptidase, giving the protein MLHRSARALCALVLVVSLHFSAAGEKKPAPKKDLAQEIASVLSQPPLSRAHWGIDVVDLETGKALYSQNSDQLFLPASNAKLFTTAAALAIAGPDYHFRTTVEAEGKVDDNGRLLGDLVIFGRGDPNISGRVIPYALKTQRVAPHTQILEEMADQVAHNGLKIVDGDIIGDDTFYAFERYAEGWAWDDLQWIDGAPVSALTFNDNVVFVNVLPAEHPGDKAVVTVEPETSYYELDNRVVTSSLGVPKRVGIHRDLGSKKIVLWGSLPLGDAGMKVPMSIEDPAEFVAQLFRTMLERRGITIRGKTRARHGDDAQFFDQQIPRPLNTPATGAAAPVVIAPAAQATPPQEPDLNPASTNKILAEHFSGPLLDDIRVTNKVSENLHAELALRLAGKLRGYGGSFEGGVAAVKQFLLQAGLKEEEFTFLDGSGLSRRDLVTPAATVQLLIYAARQPWGPAFEESLPVSGVDGSLSERFQKTLAAGLIHAKTGSLSHVNALSGYGQTRTGKRFVFSIFCNDHNQPASKVLAAMDAVVKLLVSADDSPKK